The following are encoded in a window of Impatiens glandulifera chromosome 5, dImpGla2.1, whole genome shotgun sequence genomic DNA:
- the LOC124940317 gene encoding transmembrane and coiled-coil domain-containing protein 4, with amino-acid sequence MASFLTPTERYAAGGLLGLALHQAQIHQTHPLGSTSAQEEPDRHSTGSSTDSVSEDPQLWVNNNSGLLRPVFRILNIESNAWSGLEETAGSSPAKHHIGAFLRLLSEENDDTSPDMKDLELALSKAVDAMAESMETATSIQSKVERHREYENDRRQKFGTGTEPKDDVVPELLKGNEGTMCKIVRTVQADSDRSSLEETRMLSQQKKVTVLYELLSACLAGSAEDNKQQTKRAKGYDARHRLALRLLSTWFNIKWISMEAIETMVAISAMALSKEKTKDEERILPESSWRKWKRGGIIGAAAVTGGALMAITGGLAAPAIAAGLGALAPTLGTIIPVIGATGFAAAASAAGTVAGSIAVAASFGAAGAGLTGTKMAKRTGGIDEFEFKGVGENHGQGRLAVEILISGFVFEVDDFVKPWEGHYGNQESYALQWESENLIAVSTAIQDWLTSRVAMQLMKQGAMMTVLSTLLVALAWPATLLVAADFIDSKWAIALDRSDKAGRLLAEVLLKGLQGQRPVTLIGFSLGARVIFKCLQVLAETEHSASLVERVVLLGAPISFKDENWESARKMVAGRFVNAYSTNDWMLGLAFRASLLTKGLAGIQPIEVPGIENVNVTELIEGHSSYLWATQQILEQLELDEYYPVTGTLIKS; translated from the exons ATGGCGTCGTTTCTGACGCCAACGGAGAGATATGCAGCTGGTGGACTACTAGGACTAGCATTACATCAGGCGCAGATTCACCAGACTCATCCACTTGGCTCTACTTCTGCTCAAGAGGAACCCGACCGCCATAGCACCGGCAGTAGTACTGATTCCGTTTCCGAGGATCCCCAACTCTGGGTCAACAATAATTCCGGCCTCCTCCGTCCTGTATTCAG GATTCTTAATATAGAGAGTAATGCGTGGTCAGGGCTTGAGGAAACAGCAGGATCTTCTCCTGCTAAGCATCACATTGGAGCG TTCTTGAGATTACTCTCAGAAGAAAATGATGATACTTCTCCAGATATGAAAGATCTAGAACTTGCTTTGTCAAAAGCTGTTGATGCCATGGCAGAAAGTATGGAGACGGCTACTAGTATCCAGTCTAAGGTGGAAAGGCATCGTGAATATGAAAATGATCGTCGGCAGAAATTTGGGACTGGAACGGAGCCTAAGGATGATGTTGTACCTGAACTTTTGAAAGGTAATGAGGGCACAATGTGTAAGATAGTGAGAACTGTACAGGCAGATAGCGACAGAAGTTCTCTAGAGGAGACAAGGATGCTTAGTCAGCAGAAGAAAGTTACGGTTCTGTATGAACTTCTATCTGCTTGTCTTGCGGGTTCAGCTGAAGataacaaacaacaaacaaagCGAGCAAAGGGTTATGATGCTCGACATAGACTTGCCTTGCGGCTACTTTCAACATGGTTTAATATCAAGTGGATTTCCATG GAAGCTATTGAGACAATGGTTGCAATCTCCGCAATGGCTTTATCCAAAGAGAAGACAAAAGATGAAGAGCGTATATTACCAGAAAGCTCTTGGCGCAAATGGAAGCGTGGAGGTATAATAGGTGCAGCTGCAGTAACTGGTGGAGCTTTAATGGCAATTACTGGAG GTTTAGCTGCTCCAGCTATTGCTGCTGGTTTAGGTGCATTAGCACCCACACTGGGGACTATCATTCCTGTGATTGGAGCGACTGGGTTTGCAGCAGCTGCAAGTGCTGCAGGAACTGTTGCTGGTTCTATTGCCGTTGCTGCATCATTTGGGG CTGCTGGAGCTGGTCTTACGGGGACTAAAATGGCGAAGAGAACTGGAGGCATTGATGAATTCGAGTTCAAGGGTGTTGGGGAGAACCACGGCCAAGGG AGGCTTGCTGTTGAGATCCTGATATCTGGATTTGTTTTTGAGGTGGATGATTTTGTAAAGCCTTGGGAAGGCCATTACGGTAACCAGGAAAG TTATGCACTGCAATGGGAGTCCGAGAACCTGATTGCTGTAAGCACTGCCATTCAGGACTGGCTTACTTCAA GAGTCGCAATGCAGTTAATGAAACAAGGGGCGATGATGACCGTATTAAGCACACTTTTGGTGGCATTGGCTTGGCCGGCAACATTACTTGTCGCTGCTGACTTCATTGATAGCAAATGGGCGATTGCTCTTGACAG ATCTGACAAGGCAGGAAGATTGTTGGCTGAAGTATTGTTGAAAGGATTGCAAGGACAAAG GCCTGTGACCCTTATAGGTTTTTCCCTTGGGGCCCGAGTAATTTTCAAATGTCTCCAAGTTTTGGCTGAAACTGAACACAGTG CCAGCCTTGTAGAAAGAGTTGTGCTTCTTGGAGCACCCATTTCATTTAAAGACGAGAATTGGGAATCAGCTAGAAAG ATGGTGGCTGGGAGATTTGTGAATGCTTACTCTACAAATGACTGGATGCTTGGATTAGCCTTTCGAGCCAG TCTGCTTACTAAAGGATTAGCTGGGATTCAACCAATTGAAGTTCCTGGAATTGAAAAT GTCAATGTAACTGAACTCATAGAGGGTCACTCTTCTTATCTATGGGCTACTCAACAGATCCTAGAACAACTTGAATTAGATGAATATTACCCAGTTACCGGAACCCTTATCAAATCTTGA
- the LOC124939285 gene encoding uncharacterized protein LOC124939285, with protein MKNLIDFVFSWSISDICNQNLYKDKVVMEIPESFSSASKYLDSFKMPLIEETHSDLFSNFKTLSKAPICRVVSIQKKTKEEKDNDRGPLKDKFKHNTYEIKYTYIEHNPKDKDKDKHVMYEPKAGDLFVFTEVKPRFIDDLKGCRLPFTLGLVKWNDPEMDNIMYIIASNIVDHNFRRSDLYVVYLTNMITNTRIWSALNPSNTEGDSLRIIKNVLDVCPSVNDCDSCCSVEENQSDSLSLARLLLSSFDLDDSQNDAVLECIAMKDCQHLNSVKLIWGPPGTGKTKTVASMLFVLLRLKCRTLTCAPTNIAVVGVASRLIGLFRENLESDVYRLGDIVLFGNAQRMNIDDHEELFHVFLDNRLLILSRCLASSTGWIGCARALTNLLEEPIKAYGCFLNKGKKKIRDNPGENFVNLKDIRNMETGKDIFMCTMKEVHRKLKKIKMKPIELYISDENIEAIPFEEFFVKEYNSLRNRLIIHIGSLYTHYPTRLITSTAVVKMIRLVELLSSIRIEFRKELNPLEIECVQILKSLQEEVNLPEAVSCDLQGLSKKNEASSCNLDVFVKKNESGSSESLRNLCMENAVLIFCTASSSCNLETDVTMPLELLVVDEAAQLKECESTIPLQLFGLKHAILIGDEKQLPAMVQSEISNEAKMGRSLFERMVILGMPKHLLNIQYRMHQSISLFPNKQFYQGMILNGPNVIKRQYEKHFLDGPMFGSYSFIDICDGREDFGGHSSKNMVEVAVVAHIVERLYKTSVASKRKISIGCIAPYKAQVFAMEKSLEKWTNNFYRDFSVSVRSVDGFQGGEEDLIIISTVRCNVKGSIGFLSNYQRANVALTRARYGMWILGNASTLINSDSIWKDLVVDAKERGCYFNALDDDNLSKVIQSSLIDFDNLNLLLKSDSPLFKNSKWKVGSL; from the exons ATGAAGAACTTGATTGATTTTGTCTTCTCTTGGTCCATTTCTGATATCTGCAACCAAAACCTTTACAAGGACAAGGTT GTGATGGAGATTCCAGAATCATTTTCATCTGCTTCAAAATACTTGGATTCGTTCAAAATGCCACTTATTGAAGAAACCCATTCAGATTTGTTCTCCAATTTCAAGACATTGTCAAAGGCACCTATCTGCAGAGTAGTTTCAATTCAAAAAAAGACCAAGGAAGAGAAGGACAACGACAGAGGACCCCTTAAAGATAAGTTCAAACATAATACATACGaaatcaaatatacatacatTGAGCACAATcctaaagataaagataaagataaacatGTCATGTATGAACCGAAAGCGGGTGATCTCTTTGTCTTTACAGAAGTCAAGCCGAGGTTTATTGATGATCTCAAAGGATGCCGATTGCCATTTACTCTTGGTTTAGTTAAATGGAATGATCCTGAAATGGATAACATCATGTACATAATCGCGTCGAACATCGTCGATCATAACTTCAGAAGGAGTGATCTTTATGTTGTTTATCTTACCAACATGATCACGAATACGCGAATATGGTCTGCATTGAACCCTTCAAATACTGAAGGAGATAGTTTGAGAATAATTAAGAATGTTCTTGATGTTTGTCCATCTGTAAATGATTGTGATTCATGCTGCTCTGTTGAAGAGAATCAGAGTGATTCTCTTTCACTAGCAAGACTTCTTTTAAGTTCGTTTGATTTGGATGATTCACAAAATGATGCGGTTTTGGAATGCATTGCTATGAAGGATTGTCAACATCTTAACAGTGTGAAACTAATATGGGGTCCTCCTGGAACTGGTAAGACAAAAACGGTTGCTTCTATGTTGTTTGTTTTACTAAGGTTGAAATGTAGGACACTTACATGTGCACCCACAAACATTGCTGTTGTTGGTGTGGCATCCCGTCTAATTGGTTTGTTTCGAGAGAATCTCGAATCAGATGTGTATCGGTTGGGAGATATAGTTTTGTTTGGAAATGCCCAGAGAATGAACATAGATGATCATGAGGAACTTTTTCATGTGTTTTTGGATAATCGCCTTTTGATTCTTTCGCGTTGTTTAGCTTCTTCGACCGGGTGGATTGGTTGTGCTAGAGCCTTAACCAATCTACTTGAAGAACCTATAAAAGCTTATGGTTGCTTTTTGAACAAGGGAAAGAAAAAGATAAGAGACAACCCCGGGGAGAATTTTGTGAATCTTAAGGATATTCGAAACATGGAAACGGGTAAAGACATTTTTATGTGTACCATGAAGGAGGTACATAGGAAGTTGAAGAAGATTAAGATGAAACCGATAGAATTGTACATATCTGACGAGAATATTGAAGCGATTCCATTTGAAGAGTTCTTTGTGAAAGAATACAACTCTTTAAGGAACCGTCTCATAATTCATATTGGATCTTTATATACTCATTATCCAACAAGGTTGATCACATCAACCGCAGTTGTGAAGATGATTAGACTCGTCGAACTGCTCAGTTCGATTCGAATAGAGTTTAGAAAAGAACTGAATCCTTTAGAGATTGAATGTGTCCAAATACTTAAAAGCCTCCAAGAAGAAGTAAATTTGCCCGAAGCTGTTTCATGCGATCTTCAAGGTCTTAGCAAGAAAAATGAAGCTAGTTCATGCAATCTTGATGTATTTGTCAAGAAAAATGAATCTGGTTCAAGCGAAAGTCTTCGAAATCTTTGCATGGAAAACGCCGTTTTGATATTTTGCACTGCCTCTAGCTCGTGCAATTTGGAAACCGATGTAACCATGCCTTTGGAATTATTAGTTGTGGATGAAGCCGCACAACTTAAAGAATGCGAATCTACGATACCATTGCAACTATTTGGTCTAAAGCATGCAATTCTTATAGGGGACGAAAAACAACTTCCTGCCATGGTCCAAAGCGAG ATATCTAATGAGGCTAAGATGGGTAGAAGTCTATTTGAACGGATGGTGATCTTAGGTATGCCAAAACATCTTCTCAACATCCAATATAGAATGCATCAATCAATTAGCCTATTTCCAaacaaacaattttatcaaGGCATGATTTTGAATGGCCCCAATGTCATAAAGAGACAATACGAGAAGCATTTCCTCGATGGACCTATGTTCGGTTCCTACTCTTTCATCGATATTTGTGATGGTAGGGAGGATTTTGGTGGACATAGTAGCAAAAACATGGTTGAGGTAGCCGTTGTTGCACATATTGTCGAAAGACTCTacaaaa CATCGGTTGCATCGAAACGGAAAATAAGCATCGGATGCATAGCACCTTACAAGGCTCAAGTTTTTGCCATGGAGAAAAGCCTCGAGAAATggacaaataatttttatagagaTTTCTCGGTGAGTGTTCGGTCGGTTGATGGTTTtcaaggaggagaagaagactTGATAATTATATCAACTGTTAGATGCAATGTGAAGGGATCCATTGGTTTTCTTTCCAATTACCAAAGGGCAAATGTAGCCTTAACTCGAGCTAG GTATGGAATGTGGATATTGGGTAATGCTTCAACCTTGATCAATAGTGACTCAATTTGGAAAGATTTGGTTGTTGATGCAAAGGAAAGGGGTTGTTATTTCAATGCCTTAGACGATGATAATCTATCTAAAGTAATTCAATCTTCACTTATTGACTTCGATAATCTAAATTTGTTACTTAAATCTGACTCTCCCCTTTTCAAGAATTCCAAATGGAAGGTTG GTTCACTTTAG